From the Pseudomonas sp. VD-NE ins genome, the window GCGGGACGCGGGGGCTAACCCGCTTATACTAGCGCCCGCCTCACGCCAGCACCGACACCCCGGCCCGGAGACCCTCGCACCGCGTCGCCAGTCTTCGAGTGACGGTCGCGCAACTGCTGCGGGTTCTGTGCCGGAGCAGGCTGCGTCAGTGGCTTGCCTCGCCCCGGTTCATGGCGATTTTCGCGTCTTGGCCGATGACTCATTACCGGCCAAGATGTCTCCGAGCAGTAGACGATACGATTCAACAGGGAGTGAACACATGGAACATGCACCTTGCATCAGCCAGATCGCCACGTTGCTGGCCGACCCCAAGCGCAGCGCGATGATGTGGGCGTTGATGGATGGCTCGGCCCGGCAAACCGAGGAGCTTGCGCTACTGGCAGGGCTGTCGCCGTCGTCGGCCAGTGCGCACCTGGCGCGGCTATCCACGGGTGGTCTGTTGAAGGTCGAAGTCCGTGGTCGCAAACGCTTCTTCCGTCTCTCGGCACCGGAGGTCGGCGCCGCGATAGAAGCCTTGGCCAGCGCCACCATCGCCAGTGCTCCAAGGGACGTTCCCGAGGTATTCAAACGCACCACCCCCATGGCCAAACCGCAGACAGCGCCGTCCTCGCTGCTGCGCGCGCGTTTTTGCGACGACCAT encodes:
- a CDS encoding helix-turn-helix transcriptional regulator, which translates into the protein MEHAPCISQIATLLADPKRSAMMWALMDGSARQTEELALLAGLSPSSASAHLARLSTGGLLKVEVRGRKRFFRLSAPEVGAAIEALASATIASAPRDVPEVFKRTTPMAKPQTAPSSLLRARFCDDHLGGTLAADLYQRLLDAGWIEQLEQRVVVTHKGAKLLAGRGVFIQALAHRNVQVACACPDWSERRPHMGGSLGAALLQLFMQSGWLTLPNDSRALQLTATGQRELHRFAKETELEMAL